The sequence below is a genomic window from Bos javanicus breed banteng chromosome 5, ARS-OSU_banteng_1.0, whole genome shotgun sequence.
AGCCGGTGAAGATCCCTCGGTACTGCCTAAGGACAcggagcggggaggggaggggaaggggtccTCTTGTCCCTGACTTCTCCCGTGAAGAATCTGCTTAAGAGAGGGAGGAAAGCCAGCCAAGTGCCAAGGAGAACAGTCAGAACATTAGCGATCATTTATCTCAGCCCTCTCAGTGTGAGACTCCTGAGAGAAACAAAGGCACTGCGCAGTAACCGAGTTCAAGGTCATCAAAGTGAAGGGTGCGCTATACAGTACGGTGTCCCTTCCCGCTGACTCACCCCTCTGTGTACAGGGCTCCCAACCTCCCGCCCAGCACCTGGTCTCCCTTCCTCCTACTTTCCTCAGACCTTTCCCTGCCCCCAGTTAGTCCCAGGCTCCTGATCACGGCTCGGATCTTAGCATCTCCCGCTGCCCACCTCAGTTACATTTCTAGCCTCTTTGAACAAGGTTGAAAAAGTCCCTTGGCACTAATCCGTTTCCTCCATCTCTTTGGCCAAGGCTCCATTTCTCTCATTTCCCTCCAGATGCCCCTCTTATATGTTTCTTctctgaagcaaattagcagctCCTAACGATGCTCTGGGACTTTTCTTATTAATAGTTGGGTTAGAGGTAACAGAGATGCTAGGAAGATGCAAGGAGAATGTAAAGTTTGGAGTGGCAAGAAGATCAGAAACCACGTGGGGTTGGCTGCAAATTTGGCTTTTCCATCTGGGGGACTGGAAATCTTTATTTCACTCATCCACAGGGATGTGGATGACATTCTTCCATGTGACGATGTGAAGCCGCAAGACAGTGACCTGTCAGctgaagaaagaatatttttggaagagtttcccAACTTGAAAGGGGAGCTGGACATGGACATCCAGAAGCTCCATGCCCTTGCAGACCACATTGACACAACACACAAAACTCTCACCAAGACCAGCGTGGTGGCCAATTCCATCACCGTGGTCTCCGGAGCCATGAGCATCCTGGGCTTAGTCCTTGCTCCAGCGACAGCAGGGGGAAGCCTGGCGCTCTCCACTGCAGGTAGAATTTTGGGGACAGCAGGAGAGGTCACCAGTATCTTGACCAACGTTTTGGAACGTTTTCACAGTCAAGAAGCCCAAGCTCAGGTCGGTAGCCTAATGCCCTCCCATGGCCGAAAAGTCAGGCGAACCGGGGTGGACTACATCATGGCCGCTGGAAAGGTGATTCAGAATTGTAGAAGCGCCATCGAGGGTGTTCAGAAGAGCATCCGTGCCTTTCAGATCACCAAGGCAGACCCACGCCTGGCCACTGCTACCAAGCACCTCCTGACCACTGGCCAGGTCTCAGCCCGAAGGAGCAGTCAGGTGCAAAGGGCCTTTGGAGGTACCACGCTGGTGATGAAAACCAAGGCTCGCTTGCTGGGCAGTGCGATGGCTGGCTTTTCCCTCAGCGTGGACTTGGTCTCCCTCCTCAAGGACTGGAAGCAGCTGAAGGAGGGAGCCAGAACAGAGCTTGCGGAAGAGCTAAGGGCCCAGGCTCGGAAGCTGGAAAGGCAGCTGACACAACTCACCCAGCGCTACGAGAGCCTGCAGCAGAGGGTGAGGCTGTGTGGCCCCTGGTGGGTGGCGCAGAGCGGGGGGAAAGCTTTAACTGGGTTTATGGGCACTGGGGCCTATGGGAGGGGTGATGAGGAAGCCAGTGTGTGTACAGGGTGCCTGCCTATTCCCGAGGATGCGGGGCGTCTAGAGCCCCAAACGGCATCAAGTGTGTCTTGACACTATTCTGGACAGACCTGTCATGCCTTCTGTTTTCCCATCAatgcttcttcattttttaacttttcttcatttagaaaaacagctttttattttgtattggagtatagccgattaactaTGTGACGGTTTCAGGTGGACCTACCTGAGGCAAAGGGCCTCAGCCgtacatacacatgtacccactctcccccaaattcccGTCCCATCCAAATTGCTACATAACATCCATCAGTGCTTCTTGACTTCCAATGTACTGGGAAGAGGGTCTTCCCAGCTGTACAGAAGAGGACACTGAGTCCCGGGGAGCGTTGGGGATTGAAATGTATCCCCCTTTATACATAGAAGTGCTAAGCCCAAAGGTGACGTTGTGTCGCTGGGGTCTGCGGTGGGGGTGGCGGTGGCTGGGGTTGAATGAGGTTGTAGGACTGGGGCTGTAATCCTCggggactggtgtccttataagaggaggcGGGAACACAGGGGGCGCTCTCCTTCTCTGCCTACACCGGCACAGAGGAACGGCCATGTGAGGAAAGGCCATGTCTACAAGCCAGGAGGCGTCCTCACCAGGAGCCCAACCGACCAGCACCTGAATGTAGGCTTGCAGCCTCCACGactatgagaaaatacatttcttctgTTTAACCTCCCAGACTGCGGTGTTCATAAGGAGCTTATATAACTTGCCAAATGCTTGCAGCAATGTGGAGGGAGTCAGAATGACAGCCGGAAAGCCTGACCTGGGAGCCTGGGCCTGGATCTCCAACCTGAGCTGCCCCGGTAGCTTCACTCTACttggtgtttttgtgtgtgtgtgtgtgtgtgtgttttcagaaaCTCTTGCAAGAAAAAAAGCCTATGAGCTCCT
It includes:
- the LOC133247890 gene encoding apolipoprotein L6-like, which translates into the protein MDKMSMDLVPQNLLNRDVDDILPCDDVKPQDSDLSAEERIFLEEFPNLKGELDMDIQKLHALADHIDTTHKTLTKTSVVANSITVVSGAMSILGLVLAPATAGGSLALSTAGRILGTAGEVTSILTNVLERFHSQEAQAQVGSLMPSHGRKVRRTGVDYIMAAGKVIQNCRSAIEGVQKSIRAFQITKADPRLATATKHLLTTGQVSARRSSQVQRAFGGTTLVMKTKARLLGSAMAGFSLSVDLVSLLKDWKQLKEGARTELAEELRAQARKLERQLTQLTQRYESLQQRVRLCGPWWVAQSGGKALTGFMGTGAYGRGDEEASVCTGCLPIPEDAGRLEPQTASSVS